The following proteins come from a genomic window of Tenebrio molitor chromosome 9, icTenMoli1.1, whole genome shotgun sequence:
- the LOC138139161 gene encoding COX assembly mitochondrial protein homolog: protein MAEFREKKNILHEKYTSGPHGLGDPEDKSLRRVEIDVMIPKKMREIARSEKCVDVVEKFTECCKNNNILMSFKCRKENAALKECLTRWYQDEGFQNRCKNEYLEERTEYRRTGITQKQKQRLSTSM from the exons ATGGCGGAGTTTcgtgaaaagaaaaatatactgCACGAAAAGTACACAAGCGGGCCGCACGGATTAG GAGATCCGGAGGATAAGTCTTTGAGAAGAGTGGAGATTGATGTGATGATTCCAAAGAAAATGCGGGAAATTGCGAGAAGTGAAAAGTGTGTCGACGTTGTAGAGAAGTTCACAGAGTGttgtaaaaacaataatattcTAATGTCATTCAAGTGCAGAAAAGAAAATGCAGCTTTAAAAGAATGCTTGACTAGGTGGTACCAAGATGAGGGCTTTCAAAACAGATGCAAAAATGAGTATTTGGAAGAAAGAACTGAATACAGAAGGACGGGTAttacacaaaaacaaaaacaaagattGTCAACTTCAATGTAG